From the genome of Miscanthus floridulus cultivar M001 chromosome 10, ASM1932011v1, whole genome shotgun sequence, one region includes:
- the LOC136487573 gene encoding transcription factor WRKY45-2-like yields MPINKGGQKRRLQHHHQHPSAGRRAQETPPPVLPLASAVLLTMALDSVPPYPCDLGSSRAAAARTQQRIRKDERTWTSDTYAPYDDGHQWRKYGEKKLSNSNFPRFYYRCTYKNDMKCPATKQVQQKDTSDPPLFSVTYFNHHTCSTSSSALGSARDIASQSSSKKAVSICFSQHAASEQPSFLTSPTTPRSPIVHSYSANQQPDRSAYAHQFQWTGGVPSPTSNGPAKMEVDDSAQPSPSSSSNSALSRTLLPIGQSRCIEYFHFL; encoded by the exons ATGCCTATAAATAAAGGTGGTCAGAAACGTCgtctccagcaccaccaccaacaTCCAAGCGCAGGCCGCCGAGCTCAAGAAACGCCTCCTCCGGTCCTCCCTCTCGCCTCCGCCGTCCTCCTCACCATGGCTCTGGACTCGGTTCCTCCTTACCCCTGCGACCTGGGCTCCAGCAGGGCTGCCGCCGCCAGGACCCAGCAGAGGATCAG GAAAGATGAGCGCACCTGGACCTCGGACACGTACGCGCCGTACGACGACGGGCACCAGTGGAGGAAGTACGGCGagaagaagctctccaactccaacTTCCCCAG GTTCTATTACAGATGCACCTACAAGAACGACATGAAGTGCCCCGCGACGAAGCAAGTCCAGCAGAAGGACACCAGCGACCCACCATTGTTCTCTGTCACTTACTTCAACCATCACACCTGCAGCACCAGCTCAAGCGCCTTAGGAAGCGCTAGAGACATAGCGTCGCAGTCATCTTCGAAGAAGGCGGTGTCAATCTGCTTCAGCCAGCATGCCGCCTCTGAACAGCCCTCATTCCTGACATCCCCAACCACACCACGGTCGCCGATCGTGCACTCTTACAGCGCTAACCAACAGCCTGACAGGAGCGCCTACGCACACCAGTTCCAGTGGACAGGCGGTGTACCATCTCCCACAAGTAACGGTCCTGCTAAGATGGAGGTTGATGACTCTGCGCAGCCAAGCCCTTCGTCCAGCAGCAACAGCGCTCTGTCAAGGACGCTGTTGCCAATCGGTCAGTCCAGGTGCATCGAGTACTTCCATTTCTTGTGA